The stretch of DNA gggaaaaggaaaacccTGGCCGTGGTTCTTGGTGGTGCTGTAGTGGTAAATGGGCAGTCATTTGTTTTAGTTCAGGTACACCAAGCAAGAAATGATACGGCACCCTGTATAATCTTATGTAAACGATTCTCTATGAACTATCTAGAAAAATATGTAGATTCTCATAAACAtactattattactatgcttctaatgaaaaaaaaaattaaactaAAAAAACATGTAAAGTTCAgtaacaaaagaagagtaGGGAGGAGTAACGGAAAAGAAAgctaataaaataaaatggCATCGATAACAGAACAGTTTAATGTTATCATTAGTACATACTCCACAAAATTAGAACACTCATCCTTGAGGCAAGATTCGCCGGAATACCAAGAATTATTGCTTTCTACGAttaaaaaattattgaacCTACGGACCTCggtttttgataaattagCGTTATTTAGTGTCAATGAGACCATTGATGATGTATCTACTACTTCcatcaaattcttggcAGTTGATTACTATCTAGGTCTGTTGATATCAAGGCGACAGTCGAACGATTCAAATGTTACTCAAAAACAGTCTATGAAATTGATTTAcctaaaaaaaagcattgAATCATCCGTTAACTTCTTAACAATTTTACAGGATTATAAAATTCTAAATCCTTTAATTGGCGAAAAACTAGGATACTTCAAGGATCGTTATGAACCACAACTGAGCGAATTGTATGCGCAACCAAAGAATGATAAAGATTTATCTGCGGCACagttgaaaagagaagagaagatCAAATTATTTCAGCgcaataaagaaattgacgCAAAGTTGCATCATTTAGAGTCGAATCttaaaaatgatgacgaGGATCACGATCATGATGAGCTGCTAAGAGAGTTATATTTGATGAGGCTAGAACAATTTAGTCTTAATACATTCAATAACATAGAACAAAATTTATATGAGTGTGAAATGCTCTCTAATTTTCTCAAGAGTACTGCACATCAAAATAAATCATCAAGTGCTCGAATTCAAAAGGAGTCAAGTGCCAGTGATTCCACTGATTTCACAGACAAATTAGAAAGTATTAATAAACCGTTGATAGACAAGAAAGGCCAAGTTCTGAGGAACTTCACTCTTGTCGACAAGAGGCAACAGCTGCAGCAAAAAGTGCGCGGATACGGTCAATATGGACCAACAATGTCTGTGGAAGAGTTTCTAGATAAAGAGTTTGAAGATGGTCGAGTCCTTCAAGGTGGTGAAGAACCAGAACAAGCTCCggatgaagaaaacatgGCCTGGCAAGATAAAGAAACCTACAAAGCTCGTGAGTGGGACGAATTCAAGGAAAGTCATTCAAAAGGAAGCGGAAATACCATGAATAGAGGATAGACAAAAGAATCTTGTTTACGTACATAATTATTTATTCGACAGGCTCATTCTTTTCTGCCTGCATCAATTAGTTTGATTTTGTGCAAGAGAACTTcgttatttttattcacGGTGATTAATACTGGTATAGAATCTACCgtcaaatttgaagaaaacaagacAGGCTCTTCATTTCCTGGGGGGTTGATGTTTGTTACGATGAATTCGTCAATCAAAGGTTTCAAGTTCTCTAAATTTCTAAACTCAAAGTCCCCGTTATTATATGATATGGAGATTATACTGTCATTTAAATTGAGCTGTATTGGCAGTGTTGATGATGGAGTCAATTGTTCCTTtaaaacaatttttttcttatcaaaagaataaaccAGTAACCTTTCGTTGCTTAATTGAATCAATAGTTTAGACGTTTTCTCATCCAAGAATAAATGGTAACACTCTTCATCTGGCTTACCTGACAATATTGTATCGACCTTCAagtcaattttttgtagaGGCTTACCTTCGAAATCATATATAGTTAGCTGATATGGGTTTGAAGATAGTaatatcaaagatttttctgttATGCCGAATATACAATCCAAAATTTCCGCAGAATCATTATTATCGTCATATTCATTATCATGTTCTATGCCGTATACTTCTTTTATGTTAATTGGAACATCTTCAGTGGCATCTATATTACCTAGTTCCCAGATCTTAATTTGCGGTTTATTGTTACCGGCTATCAACAGCCATTTGTTCTTGAAATCGATGTTGATGATATCATCGAGCGAAAAAGGGTTTTTTGAGTCTTGTAATAGGTTCAAATCAGAAATCAAGGATGCACTGGAAATAGAGTATAATTTCAAGTGCAAActattatcaacaataaagaatttgGAGGATGAAACCcataaaaattttaaaatatTGCAATCTTTCCCTATAGAAATCTTCGTAACAGATTTGGATTTTAAGTTGGGATCCACTTGATGAATTTCCAATGATCTACTGTCTGCATCATAAAGTGCAACGAGATCGCCGAAAGAGCTGATGAGATCAACTTTCTGCAAATCAGATTGAATTTTCGATACCGTCTCACTACTCTCACGCTTACTAGTTGTACTAAACAAAGATTTCACTTCAGTCGGCGATGACACCCTTGGAGAGTCTTGTTTGGGTTTATCCAAAAGAGCATTATTTAAAATATCCATTCCATTTGCGCCCACATCGTCATCAATAGGTGTATTGACGTTCAGTTTCTCCAACTCATGCAAGTGGGCGCCAGCATCTTTGCTATTTAGTGACTCTAACTGATTAACCGTGTTAGGGCTTTTTAGCAAATAGATAATTTCCTTAACGTTTTCTTGAACGGCCAGCTTGGATTTCAATAATGAATCAGATACAGACTTTACTTCCCTTTCACCTTCAGCAGAAACAGATTTCGGTTTCATTTGGTTCAATTGGTGTTTCAAGTCCCTATTTTCGCCCTCTAGTTCAGCAATTCTTGCCTTCATTTCCGATCTTTCCAGCTCCCATGTGATTCTATCTCTTTCATTCTTGGTGAACTCTGTTTGCAGGTAGTGCATTACCCCAGGTAACGTGTAGTGAGGATGAACATGTGTCTGGTTGATGGCCATATTGCTTTATATCTCAACTGCACACACACACACGTCTCTCGTGTTTCTTAATGGATGTTGTTGCTCCTGCTTCACCTCTAACCGTTTTAAGTGGCTTTTATCGAAGATTACGCGACGGGGCAAATAGCAGAATTAGAACTAAAAGAGCATATTATGCCACATCCCAACAAAGGGGGCTAGAGGGCGTACCAGCAAAGACTGGATGGAGTATGCTATATTATAGTTTCGTAAATACCGATAGGGCTCTTTTTTAAACCTTGTTTGCTTGTAAAGTAGTCCGGCGCATGTGAAGACGTAAGCACTGGAGATCCATTTTGAAACTGTAGTAACAATTGGTTCTCTTCGGCATCTCGCAAGAAACTGTTGTTGCACAAATCAAAAGGAAACATATGTAATGTGTCTATAAGTTATTATATTACCAGACACTTAAAAACGTACATATCGGGACGATTTAAGTGGGGAAGTACAAAAAGAACTGTGTAGATCAGGAATTATATTCttatccttttttttactctttGAGAAGCAATTCGAAAACAAGGGGACAGAAATATAACTGGTTATGAAGGATCTAGATCCAGAAATGGGGAAATTTACTATAACTGAAGACCCTTCTCAAGACAGTGAGTGCATGGTTGATATAACAACACTGCCTAATTTTCCTTGTAACCGTAGTGGCAACCCACGTGAGGATATTAATCTGGTGCCCAACAAGATGGAAACTCCAAGGATACTGAATATGACGATGGTACCAGATTATTTACAGaaagagaatttttctccggaattttcttctgctaCAGTATCTGCGAGGTCATCACCTGTGAACGTTGCCCATAACGAGTCGCTCTCATTTGAAACCACTGGTTCGAGTAGTGCAAGGGGCTCTAAGTATGCGATTCAAAggcaacagcaacaacaagcAACAGATTTCATAGAGAGTAGTATGCAGCTGTTGTCTTCAGAGGCACTGAGTTTCAAACCAGATATCATGAAAACTTTAGAGCTGCCTGTTCccaaaagaagagataTTAAGGGCAATCATCTATCcaaattattatttgctAAATCACCTCTCACTATCAACACATATTGTCAATTTTATGATCGTAAGAACAAACGTATATGTAACCAAGAAATAATTTGGAAAGATAAGAATAGTAGAGAAAAGCATGGGTCAAGGAAGTATCAAAGGCACTTAAGCAAAGTTCATGGCGTTCAATTGACACCCAAAAATTTTactcaattttttgatcatAATTCTCCACTTTTTCAAGAATGCTATGACTACCAATCTAGATTGATGGGTGATTTACTGGTTCAACCAAATATCAAATcgaaagaaaacaaaagaaaacaggTAGAGAATGCCACGAGAAACCTTTCTGAAACAGAACATAGCTTTACCAACCGCCAGGTGCAACAACAGAATGTTCGAGAACTTCAATCAAAAATAGCTATGAATGAATTGATAGAGATTCTCATCGATTTAAACATTCCATTTTCTGTTTTAGATTATCAACCTATGAGAAACTGGCTCATCAAatattcaataatttcaacAGATACTTTACCAGATGAAGTATATTTTAAAACTGATCCAGACGTCAATGAACTGAACCACGTTAACAATAATCCAAACACTAGCAATAACAGCACTATTCATAATCATAATCAGAACCAACATACAAATTAATTAAAACTTGCTTTTAATCTGCATACATAAAACTAGATCaaccaaataaaaaaaaataaaaacaacCATATATACTATTCCATAAGCAAAAGTAATTATACTAAGTTACAAATATTAAACTagaatcaaagaaatacaaATATAACACTATTAGTAAAAGAATGAATAATTAACGTGCAGGTAAGAAACctttattataaaaaaacgGGAGTGACTCATCCAACAACTCGTTATCTAAATCGGACCTTTTGTCTATTTTTCAAGCTTGTTACGCCCTACTTCTCCGTTTGATTATCAATTACATCCTGATTGTCATCTTCAATTGAAGAACCTTGTGAAAATCCACTAAATGTATGTTCCAAGCTGTCAGGGCTAACTCCCACTGGTTTACTATCTGCTTTTTTCTGTGATACAGaaagttttcttgaatttttagGTTCGTCACCATCGGCGCTCTCTTTCTTACTTTCTAAATTATTACCTTCTGTTTCTTGTGTTGGTGCATTCGAGCCGGTTTCGGTAGTTTTTTTCGCAGTAATGTCTACTGGATTTTTACCTCCATCCGAATCTTTGCTTTTGAGGTCTGTAGcctcttctttgtttccACCTTCCccctcttctttttcttcaagttgGGTTGGTAAAACTtcaacacttttttttaccgATTTGTTTTGCGTAAAATATTCTCCAGAAGTCATACCGATTAACcttttaactttttcttcgtcaatttta from Saccharomyces mikatae IFO 1815 strain IFO1815 genome assembly, chromosome: 13 encodes:
- the FAR8 gene encoding Far8p (similar to Saccharomyces cerevisiae FAR8 (YMR029C); ancestral locus Anc_2.583), with the protein product MAINQTHVHPHYTLPGVMHYLQTEFTKNERDRITWELERSEMKARIAELEGENRDLKHQLNQMKPKSVSAEGEREVKSVSDSLLKSKLAVQENVKEIIYLLKSPNTVNQLESLNSKDAGAHLHELEKLNVNTPIDDDVGANGMDILNNALLDKPKQDSPRVSSPTEVKSLFSTTSKRESSETVSKIQSDLQKVDLISSFGDLVALYDADSRSLEIHQVDPNLKSKSVTKISIGKDCNILKFLWVSSSKFFIVDNSLHLKLYSISSASLISDLNLLQDSKNPFSLDDIINIDFKNKWLLIAGNNKPQIKIWELGNIDATEDVPINIKEVYGIEHDNEYDDNNDSAEILDCIFGITEKSLILLSSNPYQLTIYDFEGKPLQKIDLKVDTILSGKPDEECYHLFLDEKTSKLLIQLSNERLLVYSFDKKKIVLKEQLTPSSTLPIQLNLNDSIISISYNNGDFEFRNLENLKPLIDEFIVTNINPPGNEEPVLFSSNLTVDSIPVLITVNKNNEVLLHKIKLIDAGRKE
- the TAP42 gene encoding Tap42p (similar to Saccharomyces cerevisiae TAP42 (YMR028W); ancestral locus Anc_2.581) — its product is MASITEQFNVIISTYSTKLEHSSLRQDSPEYQELLLSTIKKLLNLRTSVFDKLALFSVNETIDDVSTTSIKFLAVDYYLGLLISRRQSNDSNVTQKQSMKLIYLKKSIESSVNFLTILQDYKILNPLIGEKLGYFKDRYEPQLSELYAQPKNDKDLSAAQLKREEKIKLFQRNKEIDAKLHHLESNLKNDDEDHDHDELLRELYLMRLEQFSLNTFNNIEQNLYECEMLSNFLKSTAHQNKSSSARIQKESSASDSTDFTDKLESINKPLIDKKGQVLRNFTLVDKRQQLQQKVRGYGQYGPTMSVEEFLDKEFEDGRVLQGGEEPEQAPDEENMAWQDKETYKAREWDEFKESHSKGSGNTMNRG
- the RSF1 gene encoding Rsf1p (similar to Saccharomyces cerevisiae RSF1 (YMR030W)), whose protein sequence is MGKFTITEDPSQDSECMVDITTLPNFPCNRSGNPREDINLVPNKMETPRILNMTMVPDYLQKENFSPEFSSATVSARSSPVNVAHNESLSFETTGSSSARGSKYAIQRQQQQQATDFIESSMQLLSSEALSFKPDIMKTLELPVPKRRDIKGNHLSKLLFAKSPLTINTYCQFYDRKNKRICNQEIIWKDKNSREKHGSRKYQRHLSKVHGVQLTPKNFTQFFDHNSPLFQECYDYQSRLMGDLLVQPNIKSKENKRKQVENATRNLSETEHSFTNRQVQQQNVRELQSKIAMNELIEILIDLNIPFSVLDYQPMRNWLIKYSIISTDTLPDEVYFKTDPDVNELNHVNNNPNTSNNSTIHNHNQNQHTN